A part of Myxococcus landrumus genomic DNA contains:
- a CDS encoding cation:proton antiporter, which produces MHLEMPLVIGLMVAAIVLAIAAKRANMPYNVALVVGGLLISVGNLLPGVPPLNPEVVFLVCLPALLFEGGIMADLNGIRANALPILILSTLGMVLAIGATGTALHFLVDLAIWPALLLGALLSVTDTVSILYAFRRAPVPPRLSGIMQGESLFNDGTALVAYAAIASVVAGAAAPSLPMLAARVLLASAGGAVVGLAVGMLGGFVIRHTEDPLAEIMVTTAVALASFVVAEQLHLSGAISAVVAGLAVGVGMRKNVSPQSQVAIHSFWEYATFGVNTFLFLAVGLTTKPETLRGYVPETLIAVACVLAGRAVAIYGPFLLLRFIRPAEAVPPRWQHVFIVGNIKGALSIGLALGLPAATPGREKLVAIAFGVTLVSLVGQGLMLTRALKWLGLFRQDEVALAMSEQRGRLIASRAAHQELAVLHEQGLVPRAAYDHLRSEYQVNIARAERELRRLNEHHLTQGARDLIAMRRRLIDAERTALQGARRSGLIPEATAEHMLAQLDERTLNLEKVLHGEEQTVEPGRKAS; this is translated from the coding sequence GTGCACTTGGAGATGCCTCTCGTCATTGGATTGATGGTGGCCGCCATCGTCCTGGCCATCGCAGCCAAGCGGGCGAACATGCCCTACAACGTGGCGCTCGTCGTGGGAGGCCTGCTCATCTCCGTGGGCAACCTGCTGCCTGGCGTGCCGCCCCTCAACCCGGAGGTGGTGTTCCTCGTCTGCCTGCCGGCGCTGCTGTTCGAGGGCGGCATCATGGCGGACCTCAATGGCATCCGCGCCAATGCCTTGCCCATCCTCATCCTCTCCACCCTGGGCATGGTGCTAGCCATTGGCGCCACGGGCACCGCGCTCCACTTCCTGGTGGACCTGGCCATCTGGCCCGCGCTGCTCCTGGGCGCGCTGCTGTCCGTGACGGACACCGTCTCCATCCTCTACGCCTTCCGCCGAGCCCCCGTGCCTCCGCGCCTGTCCGGCATCATGCAGGGCGAGAGCCTCTTCAACGACGGCACGGCCCTGGTGGCCTACGCGGCCATCGCCAGCGTGGTGGCCGGGGCCGCGGCGCCCTCGCTGCCCATGCTGGCCGCGCGCGTGCTGCTCGCGTCGGCGGGTGGCGCGGTGGTGGGGCTGGCGGTGGGCATGCTGGGCGGCTTCGTCATCCGCCACACCGAGGACCCGCTGGCCGAAATCATGGTGACCACGGCCGTGGCGCTGGCCTCGTTCGTGGTGGCCGAGCAGCTCCACCTGTCCGGCGCCATCTCCGCGGTCGTCGCGGGCCTGGCCGTGGGCGTCGGGATGCGCAAGAACGTGTCACCGCAGAGCCAGGTGGCCATCCACTCCTTCTGGGAGTACGCCACCTTCGGAGTGAACACCTTCCTCTTCCTGGCGGTGGGGCTCACCACGAAGCCGGAGACGCTGCGCGGCTATGTGCCGGAGACACTCATCGCGGTGGCGTGTGTGCTGGCCGGGCGCGCGGTGGCCATCTACGGCCCCTTCCTGCTGTTGAGGTTCATCCGCCCCGCGGAGGCGGTGCCGCCTCGCTGGCAGCACGTCTTCATCGTGGGCAACATCAAGGGCGCGCTCTCCATCGGCCTCGCGCTGGGACTCCCCGCGGCCACGCCGGGCCGGGAGAAGCTGGTGGCCATCGCCTTCGGCGTGACGCTGGTGTCGCTGGTGGGCCAGGGCTTGATGCTCACGCGCGCGCTCAAGTGGCTGGGCCTCTTCCGGCAGGACGAAGTGGCCCTGGCCATGTCCGAGCAGCGGGGCCGGCTCATCGCCAGCCGCGCCGCGCACCAGGAGCTGGCGGTGTTGCATGAGCAGGGCCTGGTGCCTCGGGCGGCGTATGACCACCTGCGCAGCGAGTACCAGGTGAACATCGCCCGGGCCGAGCGCGAGCTGCGGCGGCTCAACGAGCATCACCTCACACAAGGGGCGCGAGACCTCATCGCGATGCGACGCCGGCTCATCGACGCGGAGCGCACGGCGCTTCAGGGTGCGCGCCGCAGCGGACTCATCCCGGAGGCGACGGCGGAGCACATGCTGGCGCAATTGGATGAGCGGACGCTGAATCTGGAGAAGGTGCTGCACGGCGAGGAGCAGACGGTGGAGCCCGGGAGGAAGGCGTCGTGA